A window of the Pseudodesulfovibrio sp. JC047 genome harbors these coding sequences:
- a CDS encoding ATP-binding cassette domain-containing protein: MALVSLRDISINFTGTRLLDSVSMQIEPGERVCLLGRNGEGKSTLLSIIEGITAPDTGSVDYARGTRVAMLPQEVPQDLRGTVYDVTAAGLGAVGTHLTTYHAASRALNDATDADENTLVAKLEQAQEALEKAGGWPHHQTIETVLSHLKLNGDERFSSLSGGTKRRTMLARALVSNPDLLILDEPTNHLDIDSIDWLEDFLLRQTTALLFVTHDRTFLRKIATRIVELDRGSLFNWDCPYATYLERKDAALDAEAKQNHNFDRKLAEEERWIRQGIKARRTRNMGRVRDLRKMREEHKARRDRVGSVNMVIQETERTGKLVVEANSLCFGFDDTPLISNFSTTIMRGDKVGLIGPNGVGKTTLLKILLGELEPQSGSIRHGVNLQINYFDQLRDQLDETQSARYNVADGNDYVTINGQQRHVMSHLKNFLFTPDRSTVPVSVLSGGERNRLLLARLFTRPSNVLVMDEPTNDLDAETLDLLEELLMDYPGTLLLVSHDRTFLNNVVTSSIAFEGNGVVADYVGGYDDWLRQRPTTPVTQTKPAKQKSAPKSTKKKLSYKEKFELEKKRETLKTLPALIETLETQLDDLQSKMSQPDYFKKTPQTMADDQKDLETLETKLDTTYGLWEELESALEGVELD; this comes from the coding sequence ATGGCTCTTGTTTCCCTGCGCGACATCTCAATCAACTTCACCGGCACCCGACTGTTGGACTCCGTGTCCATGCAGATCGAACCGGGTGAACGGGTCTGCCTGCTCGGCAGAAACGGAGAAGGCAAGTCCACCCTGCTCTCCATTATCGAAGGCATTACAGCTCCGGACACAGGCAGTGTCGATTACGCGCGGGGCACCCGTGTCGCCATGCTGCCACAGGAAGTTCCGCAGGACTTGCGCGGCACGGTCTATGACGTCACAGCGGCAGGACTGGGGGCGGTGGGCACCCATTTGACGACCTATCATGCAGCGTCACGGGCACTGAATGACGCGACAGACGCTGACGAAAACACGCTGGTTGCCAAGCTGGAACAAGCGCAAGAGGCACTGGAAAAAGCCGGAGGATGGCCACACCATCAGACCATCGAAACCGTCCTCTCACACCTCAAACTCAATGGCGACGAACGTTTTTCCTCCCTGTCTGGTGGAACCAAACGTCGGACCATGCTCGCTCGGGCACTGGTTTCCAATCCGGATCTGCTCATCCTTGACGAACCGACCAACCATCTGGATATCGACTCCATCGACTGGCTGGAAGACTTCCTTCTGCGTCAAACAACAGCCCTGTTGTTCGTCACCCATGATCGGACCTTTTTACGAAAAATTGCCACGAGAATCGTGGAACTTGATCGCGGATCACTTTTCAATTGGGATTGCCCGTATGCGACGTACCTTGAACGCAAGGATGCGGCCCTCGACGCCGAGGCCAAACAAAACCATAATTTCGATAGAAAGCTGGCCGAAGAAGAGCGATGGATTCGCCAGGGCATCAAGGCCCGCCGTACCCGCAACATGGGGCGTGTCCGCGACCTTCGAAAAATGCGGGAAGAACACAAGGCGCGTCGAGATCGTGTCGGTTCCGTCAACATGGTCATTCAGGAAACAGAACGCACCGGAAAACTGGTTGTCGAGGCAAACTCGCTCTGTTTCGGATTCGATGACACACCCCTTATCTCGAATTTTTCTACCACCATCATGCGTGGCGACAAGGTCGGTTTGATCGGTCCGAACGGTGTGGGCAAAACCACACTGCTCAAAATTCTGCTGGGGGAACTCGAACCGCAAAGTGGCTCCATCAGACACGGTGTCAATCTCCAGATCAACTATTTCGACCAGCTTCGCGACCAACTCGATGAAACGCAGTCGGCTCGGTACAATGTTGCTGATGGCAACGATTACGTGACCATCAATGGACAACAGCGGCATGTCATGTCGCATCTGAAAAATTTTCTTTTCACCCCGGACCGTTCAACCGTCCCGGTTTCTGTCCTGTCTGGAGGAGAACGCAATCGACTCCTGCTGGCCCGACTCTTCACCCGTCCGTCCAATGTCCTGGTCATGGACGAACCGACCAACGACCTTGATGCCGAGACACTTGATCTCCTTGAAGAGTTGCTCATGGACTACCCCGGCACCCTGCTGCTGGTCAGCCATGATCGGACCTTCCTCAACAACGTTGTCACCTCAAGCATTGCTTTTGAGGGCAACGGCGTGGTCGCGGACTATGTCGGTGGCTATGACGATTGGCTCAGGCAACGCCCGACGACGCCCGTCACACAGACCAAACCAGCCAAGCAGAAATCCGCGCCAAAATCGACAAAGAAAAAACTGAGCTATAAAGAAAAATTCGAATTGGAAAAAAAGCGGGAAACACTCAAAACACTGCCCGCACTCATTGAGACGCTGGAAACTCAGCTCGACGATTTGCAATCCAAAATGTCGCAGCCTGACTATTTCAAAAAAACCCCGCAAACCATGGCTGATGACCAGAAAGACCTCGAAACGCTTGAGACGAAATTGGACACCACCTATGGACTCTGGGAAGAACTCGAATCCGCCCTTGAAGGCGTTGAACTGGATTAG
- a CDS encoding GNAT family N-acetyltransferase — protein MKNVRIRMAESHDLTACHTIECKCFPPSEAALISSMNTRITEYPEGYLVAELDGHIVGQVNSGATDKDDITDEEFKQLIGHDPEGKNIVIFSLSVLPEFQRRGIADQLMKAFIKQARKLDKQRILLLCKDNLIPYYARHGFTDSGVSESDHGGAEWHEMALTL, from the coding sequence ATGAAGAATGTACGTATCCGTATGGCTGAATCACACGACCTCACCGCCTGTCATACCATCGAATGTAAATGTTTCCCCCCATCTGAAGCGGCCCTGATCTCATCCATGAACACTCGGATCACCGAATACCCGGAAGGCTATCTCGTCGCCGAACTCGATGGGCATATCGTGGGTCAGGTCAACTCTGGTGCGACCGACAAGGACGATATTACCGACGAAGAATTCAAGCAACTTATCGGACATGATCCGGAAGGTAAGAATATCGTCATTTTCTCCCTGTCCGTCCTGCCTGAATTCCAACGACGCGGCATTGCCGATCAGCTCATGAAGGCCTTTATCAAACAGGCCCGCAAACTCGACAAACAGCGTATTCTTTTGTTGTGCAAGGACAACCTCATTCCCTATTACGCTCGGCATGGTTTCACGGACAGCGGTGTTTCCGAGTCCGATCACGGCGGCGCCGAGTGGCATGAAATGGCCCTGACGCTCTAA
- a CDS encoding methyl-accepting chemotaxis protein, translating to MKLTLRLKFMLAIIPLVILSIFSVTYVAYSTGASNLEFEMQTMMKTLRDKTLKELDIWTQSILRDSQIMVHNEKVIEDIQNGTYTGSSLFLEQVLAGSPMYENAFLMTPNGKIVADGKKGAAVGLNIANDPIYAENIRQSSTGDIKISPPSLSPMTKRPIALFTIPITANGSVIGILGLSAEILDFNEKFIEGVHIGQSGYLYMIDSQGLIIAHPNTDIIIQTNVKKLNFGKALLATPEGAANYTYKGIRKHQVWGTDPLTRWCVAASISLDDMYAASDAMAWKCFWIGLGVTLLMICIILLATGRIIITPLSKIATIFNRISSGDLDVTVDVQSKDEIGQLGDNLRTMIERLRHVVQNVKMSSNHVAGGSQSMNTSSEVLSNGATEQAASVEEISSSMEQMSSNISHNAENALQTEQIATSTATEAQESGKAVIKAVSAMENIAERISIIEEIARQTNLLALNAAIEAARAGEHGKGFAVVAAEVRKLAERSGQAAAEISELSTSSVKIAEKAGEMLKKIVPDVEQTAELVKEIATACAEQNAGADQINIAVHQLDSVVQDNASTAEEMNATSEELSRQAQQLATAIGFFSIHDETTSTVQTMVTSQPSHTKALPQSSGEDSFERF from the coding sequence ATGAAGCTCACCCTGCGTCTTAAATTCATGCTCGCCATCATTCCACTTGTCATCCTCTCAATTTTTTCCGTCACCTATGTCGCCTATTCCACCGGAGCTTCGAATCTGGAATTCGAAATGCAAACCATGATGAAAACACTCCGCGACAAAACTCTCAAAGAACTGGATATCTGGACCCAAAGCATTCTTCGTGACAGCCAAATCATGGTTCACAATGAAAAAGTCATCGAAGATATCCAAAACGGGACGTACACCGGATCGTCACTGTTTCTCGAACAAGTGCTTGCCGGTTCCCCCATGTATGAAAATGCCTTTCTCATGACGCCAAACGGAAAAATCGTCGCAGATGGGAAAAAAGGTGCCGCTGTCGGATTAAATATCGCCAACGATCCGATATATGCCGAAAATATCCGCCAAAGCAGCACAGGTGATATCAAAATCAGCCCCCCGAGCCTTTCTCCCATGACCAAACGCCCTATCGCACTCTTCACCATCCCGATTACGGCCAATGGATCGGTTATCGGCATTTTGGGACTCTCCGCAGAAATTCTCGATTTCAATGAAAAATTTATTGAAGGCGTTCATATAGGTCAATCCGGATATCTGTATATGATTGACTCACAAGGGCTTATCATTGCCCACCCCAATACGGATATCATCATCCAAACCAACGTCAAAAAACTCAATTTTGGCAAAGCCCTCCTCGCCACCCCGGAAGGAGCGGCCAACTATACATACAAAGGCATCCGCAAACATCAGGTTTGGGGCACCGACCCACTCACGCGCTGGTGCGTTGCGGCCTCCATCAGCCTGGACGACATGTACGCGGCAAGCGATGCAATGGCCTGGAAATGTTTCTGGATAGGTCTGGGGGTCACACTCCTCATGATCTGTATCATTCTCCTGGCTACAGGCAGAATCATCATCACTCCGCTTTCGAAAATTGCCACGATTTTCAACCGCATTTCATCTGGAGACCTCGATGTGACCGTGGATGTCCAATCCAAGGATGAAATAGGCCAGTTGGGAGACAATCTCCGCACCATGATCGAACGGTTGCGCCATGTTGTCCAAAACGTCAAAATGTCCTCGAACCATGTGGCAGGCGGCAGTCAGTCCATGAACACTTCATCTGAAGTCCTGTCCAACGGCGCAACAGAGCAGGCAGCTTCGGTTGAAGAAATTTCTTCGTCCATGGAACAGATGTCATCCAACATCAGCCACAACGCCGAAAATGCGCTGCAAACCGAACAGATTGCGACCAGCACGGCCACAGAAGCGCAGGAAAGCGGAAAAGCCGTCATTAAAGCGGTTTCGGCCATGGAAAATATCGCCGAACGCATTTCCATCATTGAAGAGATTGCCCGTCAAACCAACCTGCTCGCCCTGAACGCCGCCATTGAGGCCGCCCGGGCTGGCGAGCATGGCAAAGGATTTGCCGTCGTCGCTGCAGAAGTACGCAAGCTGGCGGAACGAAGCGGACAGGCCGCAGCGGAAATCAGCGAGCTGTCTACATCCAGTGTGAAAATCGCAGAAAAAGCGGGAGAAATGCTCAAAAAGATCGTTCCCGACGTCGAACAAACGGCAGAACTGGTCAAGGAAATTGCCACTGCCTGCGCCGAACAAAACGCTGGAGCCGATCAAATCAACATCGCCGTACATCAGCTTGATTCAGTGGTTCAAGACAATGCCTCCACCGCCGAAGAAATGAATGCCACCTCAGAAGAACTGTCACGACAGGCCCAGCAACTGGCGACCGCAATCGGTTTCTTTTCGATACATGACGAAACGACGTCCACCGTGCAAACCATGGTCACGTCACAACCGTCACACACCAAGGCACTCCCACAATCTTCAGGGGAAGATTCTTTCGAACGGTTTTAG